One region of Strigops habroptila isolate Jane chromosome 11, bStrHab1.2.pri, whole genome shotgun sequence genomic DNA includes:
- the DDT gene encoding D-dopachrome decarboxylase yields MPFLELDTNLPDGQLPPALAQDLCAAAADILGKPAERVNVTVRSGLPMVVAGSAEPCAQLLVSSIGVVGSAEQNQRHSARFFDVLTAQLGLGPERIVIRFYPMEPWQIGKNRTVMTFL; encoded by the exons ATGCCGTTCCTGGAGCTGGACACCAACCTGCCGGACGGGCAGCTGCCGCCGGCGCTGGCACAGGACCTGTGCGCGGCCGCCGCAGACATCTTGGGCAAGCCGGCGGAG CGGGTGAACGTGACGGTGCGGAGCGGGCTGCCCATGGTGGTGGCAGGCTCGGCCGAACCCTGCGCACAGCTGCTGGTCTCCTCCATCGGCGTCGTGGGCTCGGCGGAGCAGAACCAGCGGCACAGCGCCCGCTTCTTCGATGTCCTGACGGCGCAGCTGGGCCTCGGCCCCGAGCG GATTGTCATCCGCTTTTACCCAATGGAGCCCTGGCAGATTGGCAAGAACAGAACAGTCATGACATTCCTGTGA
- the LOC115614072 gene encoding glutathione S-transferase theta-1 has protein sequence MGLELYLDLLSQPCRSIYIFARSNNIPFEFKQVELFKGSVLGKKPAAGSGAEQPHAGPSHSQGAGKVSLLKKVPALKDGDFTLAECTAILLYLSRKYNTPDHWYPSDVQKRAQVDEYLSWHHANIRANAPKTMWIKVLIPLFTGQPLPSEKLQEVMEGLFASLKQFEERFLQDKAFIIGSEISLADLVAIVELMQPVGVGCDIFEDRPRLTEWRRRVEDAVGKELFFQAHEMIFNIKELSNIQIHPQLKEHLAPVLMKMLK, from the exons atggggctggagcTGTACCTGGACCTGCTCTCGCAGCCCTGCCGCTCCATCTACATCTTCGCCCGCAGCAACAACATCCCCTTCGAGTTCAAGCAGGTGGAGCTCTTCAAAG GCTCCGTGCTGGGGAAGAAGCCGGCGGCAGGGAGCGGCGCGGAGCAGCCCCATGCAG GGCCGTCACATAGCCAAGGAGCTGGCAAAGTCAGCCTCTTGAAGAAAGTACCAGCACTAAAGGATGGAGACTTTACCCTAGCAGAATG CACTGCCATTCTGCTGTATCTGAGTCGAAAGTACAACACACCCGACCACTGGTACCCATCAGACGTACAGAAACGGGCCCAGGTAGATGAATACCTCTCATGGCATCATGCTAACATCCGGGCTAACGCTCCTAAGACCATGTGGATCAAG gTGCTGATTCCCCTCTTCACAGGGCAGCCACTGCCCTCTGAGAAACTCCAGGAGGTTATGGAGGGGCTGTTCGCTTCCCTGAAGCAATTTGAGGAGAGGTTTCTGCAGGACAAGGCTTTTATCATCGGGAGTGAGATCTCTCTGGCAGATCTTGTGGCCATTGTGGAGCTGATGCAA cctgtgggagtTGGTTGTGACATCTTTGAGGACAGACCTCGGCTGACGGAGTGGCGCAGGCGGGTGGAGGATGCTGTGgggaaagagcttttctttcaagCCCATGAGATGATCTTCAATATCAAAGAACTGAGCAACATTCAAATTCATCCACAGCTGAAGGAGCATCTGGCACCTGTGTTGATGAAGATGTTGAAATGA